In a single window of the Streptomyces brevispora genome:
- a CDS encoding class I SAM-dependent methyltransferase, whose product MTITSQALSFDTAAASYAANRPSYPSELLDAVEELAGCSLEGARVADIGAGTGLATALLRARGANVIAVEPGPGMASQFRLSLPEVPLVIGDGNNLPLASASVDVLTYAQAWHWTDQRKSVPEALRVLRTGGALVLWWNDSDSTIPWIADQDARLRRLFGADDSPHDPMARFRRLPTELGFVHRHVPWTRSVPLDMHLANVASYSDFLVLGKEATNAFIAKERDLLTKVFPNRMVEEHYMVSLAVATC is encoded by the coding sequence ATGACGATCACTTCGCAGGCACTCTCATTCGACACGGCTGCCGCCAGCTACGCTGCGAACCGTCCCTCATACCCGTCCGAGCTGCTTGACGCGGTCGAGGAACTCGCCGGCTGCTCGTTGGAGGGCGCTCGCGTCGCCGACATCGGGGCTGGCACCGGACTGGCGACGGCGCTTCTCCGGGCCCGCGGCGCAAACGTCATCGCGGTCGAGCCCGGCCCCGGGATGGCCTCTCAGTTCCGTCTCAGCCTGCCCGAAGTCCCCCTTGTGATCGGGGACGGCAACAACCTGCCTCTGGCTTCCGCCTCCGTCGACGTCCTCACCTATGCCCAAGCCTGGCACTGGACTGATCAGCGAAAATCCGTCCCAGAAGCTCTCCGAGTCCTGCGAACCGGTGGTGCTCTCGTCCTCTGGTGGAACGACTCAGACAGCACCATTCCGTGGATTGCCGACCAGGACGCGCGCCTGCGCCGACTCTTCGGTGCCGACGACAGTCCTCACGACCCCATGGCCCGGTTCCGCAGACTGCCGACCGAACTCGGCTTCGTCCACCGCCACGTGCCGTGGACCCGGAGCGTTCCTCTCGACATGCACCTCGCCAACGTCGCCAGCTACTCCGACTTCCTTGTCCTCGGCAAGGAGGCGACGAACGCCTTTATCGCCAAGGAACGCGACCTCCTGACCAAGGTCTTCCCGAACCGGATGGTCGAGGAGCACTACATGGTCAGCTTGGCTGTCGCCACCTGTTGA